The window ATATGCATTCAGGTTGAGTGGGGTATCGAGTCTCTATATGTCAGCTTTGTTTGACATAGTTAATCTTGTACCGGAAATATACCAGTTTAAGACCCCACCGGCGATCACTAGTGCTGCTAAACTGAAAAATACAGTTTTTAATCCCAAGATGGTTTCCGCCACACCGGCTAAGGCTAAGGGCAAGCTTAGAGCAATATTGACCGCGTTATTTTGTAGCCCAAACACCTTGCCTCGCATTTCTTTTGGCGTTTCTGCCTGGATTGTGGTCTGCATGGGGATGCCGACCAAAGCCGCGAAACTGCCCAACAGGATGGTCATTAAAAGAGTCAGCCAGAGGCTATGGGTAAATAAAGCTATACCTACCAACGAACCAGCCATCCCCATAGAACCATACAAACTCAACTGGTTGTGAGAGAAGCGTTGACCCCAGTGCCCCAAAATCGCTGCACCGCCAGCCATCCCGATACCGCCCGCTGCGAGCAAAAAACCAAACTGGGACGCTTTCAAACCAGGTAGCATTTCCGCCAGACGAACCGCGAGAACGGACAAAGCCGCAAACACCGAAAATAAAATCACCAGTTGAATCAAGGCATTGCGGACACGTCGGTGGTGTCTCACATAGAGCAAACCGTCCAAAATATCCGCAAACACATGAGGAGGTTCTCCCTCATACACCTTTTTCTTCTCACCGGTTTTCAGCAATAGTAGGAGTAAACCGGCGATCGCATAAGAACCTCCCACCAGCAGTTCTTTACCAAAGTCCCAATTCGGACTGACACTACGCACTAGCGTATCGGCTAATGCTAACAGGGGTTCGCCCACGGCAAAGCCGACAATCAACGACGCCATCATCGTTGTTGTGTATAAAGAGTTAGCCGAGAGCAAATCTCCACGTTCCACAATCAGCGGCATCACAGCCTGCTCTGCCGGTGAAAAAAACTGCGTCAACGTAGAAACCAGGAACGTAATTCCTAACAAAATGCAGAAGCCGATCGGCAAATTGTAGAACGGTGTCCACCCTTGAGTTACCCATAACAATAAGGGCAAAGTTAGCAATAGCACACCTCGCACAATATTACTAGCCACCAGCACGGCTTTTTTAGGCCATCGGTCTACAAAAACACCCGCTAATGAACCAAATAGCACAGCGGGAATCGTGAACGCCACCATAATCGCGGATACCCAGCCGCTAATGGGTTGATTCGCGTCTTGAAACCGAGCAGCAATCAAGGCAATCATCAGTACCAGATAAACCTTGTCTGCTAGCTGAGAAAAGACCTGACCGCTCCAGAGCGCTAAAAAATTACGGTTTTGCAGAACTGCTGCAAATCCCAGTCTTAACGGCTCATGGGGGGTATCACCCGTATGGGGGAGAAACTCCTCGACCTCACTGGGCTTTGGTGCTTCGTCTCCAGAGGTGGTTGGCTGAGCCATGGGGTCAGATTTTTCATTACACGGTAGTTTTGTTAATCGTTCAGGGTCGGATAATTGCATTCTTACTGTTTATGTGATGACAAAAATTCATATTGACGAGACTTTTTTATGAGGGAGTGAATCTCAGAAATCCGGAATAGAGAGGGCATCCACTAAGGTCGCTGAGCGAATCGTTCGACCATAGTGATATTGGACATACTCTCGTAAAACTCGCTCTACTTTTACCCAAGCCTCATTGATGGATTCCGGATGCAACAGGTTGGTGATCGGTTCGGGTAAAATCGCCGTTAGTTGCGGTAACTCAGCCGCCGCTAGCTGTTGAAGCAGCGTTAACTCGATCGCATCTAATTTCATATTCACTCTGGGAGGTGGTGTAGTCGGGACATCGAGCGAGTCGTTCCCCCTCACTTGAGGCTCCCCTTGCCCGACTAGCACAGAACGCTTCAATCGCTCACCCTCCAACGCCTTTGCCGCTAAGCTGACTGTACCACCGGCGTCAACACTAAAACCAACTCGCCAATCCGGGTCGCTAAAATCCGGTTGGAGCAAGTCCTGGGTAACACAACAAACTCGAACCTGAGGCGCGATACCTGCCAACGCCAGCAGATGAAAAACTCCGTGGGATAAGTGAGCCAGTACCGAAGATGCCTCTGAATTCGGATCAGCGCTCAAGAGCAGGGCTTGGCGATCGCTGGTATAGGGCAAACCCTCCAGACGCCGCAGATGTTCATTGAGTAGCTCGTACAGTTCCTCCTGTGGCTGCTCACTTAAAGCATGACAGAGAACGACTTCTGCCAAGTATTGACTGGCGGCTAGTTTTCCTAAAGTTTTACTCAATCCGGGGTAAGACTCCAGGGTTTGAGCCTGAGTAATTTTATCGAGCGATCGCCCTTTCGCCAACAACAGATCATTGACGACAAACAAACCACTTCTACCACCCAATTGCGAGTTTTGTTTGCGAGCGCCCGGGGCGACGGCTCGGATCAGACCCAACTCCCGCGTCAAAATCGTGACTAGTTTGTCCGCTTCCCCAAGCGGCATACATTTAAGAATAATACCAGTGGCTTTGTAGGTTCGGCTCATCGATCATGGGTCAGAGTGTTGGAGGTTGAAGGTTGAAGGTTTGAATGTTCAATTGGCTTGTCTTGCCAACCTATTAACGCGCTCACCTATTCCCCATCTTCCTTTTCCAGCGTATCGCGCTGTCGGAGTAAATCAGGCCCGCGAGAGGTTCCCAGACGTGTGGCTCCGGCTTGGACTAACTCAAAAGCTTGCTCTAATGTGCGTATACCTCCTGCTGCCTTAATGCCAATTTGTCCTTGTGTCACTTTTTTCAAAAGTCGGATATCTGTCACGGTTGCACCTCCGTTCCAGCCAGTACTCGTTTTCAGAAATTGCACTCCTGCGTCCATACATATTTCCGCAGCGAGGCGCTTCTGAGCATCTGTCAAGAGGGCAGTTTCTAAAATCGCTTTTACGGTTTGACCCGTTGCCTCACAAATTTGGGCAATTTCTCGGTAGACTTCGTTGGTTTTACCCGCCTTCAATCCACCCAGGTGAATCACCACATCGAGTTCTGTTGCGCCATTTTCCACAGCCTCTTGTGCTTCATAAAGCTTGGCGGCTGGAGTGGTTGCCCCTGTGGGAAAACCAATGACTGTACAGACTTTCGGTTTCTTGCCGCGAAGCAACTCAGTGGCTTGCTTCACATAAACTGGGTAGACGCACACCGTGGCGAAGTTAAATCGATCTGCCTCGCCGCAACACTTTTCCACTTGTTCGGGTGTGGCGGCTGGATTGAGCAGGGCGTGATCGATTAATGGCGCAAGATCTAGATCTGAGTAGTTGACAGCCATTGGTTTAGCTTCAAGCCGCTATTTGTTCACTTTTATTAAAATTTTATGATATTAAGAAAAATCAAAGAATTTAATTTTTGGAAAAACAGCGTTTGAGGGCAAGCTCATCGGGTAGACGTTGTTTTTGGCTTTTGGGTCGCCTCGAAGGCTCTGTACTGACCGCCCAGTGCTTCCACAATAGTACGAGTATTCGCCACCATCATTTTGACGTAGCTATCCCCTTCCCCCCCTGGTGCGCCAATGGAGTCAGAGTAGAGTTCTCGTGGCGCGAGTTTTACCCCAGCTTCCTGTGCAACAGTTTTAATCAGAGCTGGGTTAATCGTGGTTTCGGCAAAAATGGCGGGTACGCCCACCGCTTTCACAGAATCAGACAACCGTTTCACGGTTTGGGCACTGGGTTGTTCTTCGGTACTGATGCCAATTAGGGTACCTGCAACGGGTATATTGTAGGCACGAGAATAGTACTGAAATGCATCATGTGTGGTTACAAGCTTGCGCTGCTTTTCGGGAATGGTTTGAATTTGCTGAGTAATCCAAACATCAACTTGCTGCAATTGGGCGGTAAGTTGCGCTGCATTCTGGGTAAATTTCTCTTTGTCTTCGGGTGAAAGTTCGATTAACTGATCGCGAATGGCATTTACCATCGCGATCGCATTTTTCGCATCCCCCCAGACATGAGGATCAGGAGTTCGTTTCCCACTGTAGTTAAAATCCAATGGCTTAACGACTTCCCCAACCGCCAATTTCTTCGCCTTTACCCCCGCCGAATTCATCAGCTTAATCAGCCCTGGCTCCAGATTGTAGCCGTTGTAGAGAATGAGATCGGCATCTTCGAGTACCTGACTATCCATGGGCACAGGTTCATAAACATGGGGGTCTGCACCTGGTTTTAGGATACCCTTCAGTTGAATCTCGTCTCCCCCCACTTGCTCCGTCCAGTCTGTGATAATCGTGCTGGTAGAAACGACTTGAGGCTTATCGGATTGCTCAGAACCGATTGGCTTGCTCTTGGTGGAGTTACATCCACTGATTAAAACTCCCAGAATCAAGGTTGTAACGGCTATCCACCCATAGGGTTGGCGTGAAGCGTTGCTACTA of the Allocoleopsis franciscana PCC 7113 genome contains:
- the deoC gene encoding deoxyribose-phosphate aldolase — protein: MAVNYSDLDLAPLIDHALLNPAATPEQVEKCCGEADRFNFATVCVYPVYVKQATELLRGKKPKVCTVIGFPTGATTPAAKLYEAQEAVENGATELDVVIHLGGLKAGKTNEVYREIAQICEATGQTVKAILETALLTDAQKRLAAEICMDAGVQFLKTSTGWNGGATVTDIRLLKKVTQGQIGIKAAGGIRTLEQAFELVQAGATRLGTSRGPDLLRQRDTLEKEDGE
- the recO gene encoding DNA repair protein RecO; translation: MSRTYKATGIILKCMPLGEADKLVTILTRELGLIRAVAPGARKQNSQLGGRSGLFVVNDLLLAKGRSLDKITQAQTLESYPGLSKTLGKLAASQYLAEVVLCHALSEQPQEELYELLNEHLRRLEGLPYTSDRQALLLSADPNSEASSVLAHLSHGVFHLLALAGIAPQVRVCCVTQDLLQPDFSDPDWRVGFSVDAGGTVSLAAKALEGERLKRSVLVGQGEPQVRGNDSLDVPTTPPPRVNMKLDAIELTLLQQLAAAELPQLTAILPEPITNLLHPESINEAWVKVERVLREYVQYHYGRTIRSATLVDALSIPDF
- a CDS encoding MFS transporter; protein product: MQLSDPERLTKLPCNEKSDPMAQPTTSGDEAPKPSEVEEFLPHTGDTPHEPLRLGFAAVLQNRNFLALWSGQVFSQLADKVYLVLMIALIAARFQDANQPISGWVSAIMVAFTIPAVLFGSLAGVFVDRWPKKAVLVASNIVRGVLLLTLPLLLWVTQGWTPFYNLPIGFCILLGITFLVSTLTQFFSPAEQAVMPLIVERGDLLSANSLYTTTMMASLIVGFAVGEPLLALADTLVRSVSPNWDFGKELLVGGSYAIAGLLLLLLKTGEKKKVYEGEPPHVFADILDGLLYVRHHRRVRNALIQLVILFSVFAALSVLAVRLAEMLPGLKASQFGFLLAAGGIGMAGGAAILGHWGQRFSHNQLSLYGSMGMAGSLVGIALFTHSLWLTLLMTILLGSFAALVGIPMQTTIQAETPKEMRGKVFGLQNNAVNIALSLPLALAGVAETILGLKTVFFSLAALVIAGGVLNWYISGTRLTMSNKADI
- a CDS encoding metal ABC transporter substrate-binding protein, translated to MNVNPQSEGRKQTLLKKAEGKGQKAKGLVPIVSSNASRQPYGWIAVTTLILGVLISGCNSTKSKPIGSEQSDKPQVVSTSTIITDWTEQVGGDEIQLKGILKPGADPHVYEPVPMDSQVLEDADLILYNGYNLEPGLIKLMNSAGVKAKKLAVGEVVKPLDFNYSGKRTPDPHVWGDAKNAIAMVNAIRDQLIELSPEDKEKFTQNAAQLTAQLQQVDVWITQQIQTIPEKQRKLVTTHDAFQYYSRAYNIPVAGTLIGISTEEQPSAQTVKRLSDSVKAVGVPAIFAETTINPALIKTVAQEAGVKLAPRELYSDSIGAPGGEGDSYVKMMVANTRTIVEALGGQYRAFEATQKPKTTSTR